A single Candidatus Thalassolituus haligoni DNA region contains:
- a CDS encoding Na/Pi symporter, which produces MNDTTANAPSTEQSNSQLSPNAHWLNWLKIAGLVYFLLVAVSIIGSGFKLSAGEHAKELFDFASNPLTGLIVGTVATALIQSSSTVTSIIVGLVAGGLPVEIAIPMVMGANIGTTITNTIVSLGHVRQGEEFRRAFAAATVHDFFNLVCVVIFLPLEIMFGMLQKIGGYMASLLVGADSLSMKGVNFIKPLIKPPVKFIQHQLESLTPDTAAGIIMVVLGIATIFVVITLIGKLLKSLLVGKAKDILHAAVGRGPVSGIASGTLITVLVQSSSTTTSLIVPLAGSGVFSLRQIYPFTLGANIGTCVTALLAATAITGPNAVFALQIALIHLIYNMMGVILIYSIPFLRNIPLWAAEKLANAAVANKLYAGAYILGVFFVAPLVLIGGSQLLGI; this is translated from the coding sequence ATGAACGATACCACTGCAAACGCTCCATCAACTGAGCAGAGCAACAGCCAGCTCTCCCCGAACGCCCATTGGCTGAACTGGCTGAAAATTGCCGGTCTCGTTTACTTTTTGCTAGTCGCTGTATCCATTATTGGCAGTGGCTTCAAATTATCTGCCGGAGAACATGCCAAGGAGCTGTTCGACTTTGCCAGTAACCCGCTGACAGGATTGATTGTGGGTACAGTCGCCACCGCCCTGATCCAGTCATCCAGCACGGTCACGTCTATTATTGTTGGTTTGGTCGCCGGTGGCTTGCCTGTTGAGATTGCCATTCCGATGGTGATGGGTGCCAATATTGGTACCACCATCACCAACACCATCGTCAGCCTTGGCCATGTTCGCCAGGGTGAAGAGTTTCGCCGGGCCTTTGCCGCCGCGACCGTACACGACTTTTTTAATCTGGTGTGCGTGGTGATCTTCCTGCCACTGGAAATCATGTTTGGCATGTTGCAGAAGATCGGCGGCTACATGGCTTCCTTGCTGGTCGGTGCTGACTCGCTGTCGATGAAAGGTGTCAACTTCATCAAGCCGTTGATCAAGCCACCGGTAAAATTTATCCAGCACCAGCTGGAAAGCCTGACGCCAGATACCGCCGCTGGCATCATTATGGTGGTACTGGGTATCGCGACCATTTTTGTCGTCATCACCCTGATCGGCAAACTGTTGAAGTCCTTGCTGGTTGGCAAGGCCAAAGACATTCTTCATGCCGCCGTAGGCCGTGGGCCGGTATCCGGCATTGCTTCCGGCACCCTGATTACCGTGCTGGTTCAGTCCAGCTCCACCACCACCAGCCTGATCGTGCCACTGGCCGGTAGCGGTGTCTTCAGCTTGCGGCAGATCTATCCGTTTACACTCGGGGCCAATATCGGCACCTGTGTGACCGCCCTGTTAGCAGCAACGGCCATTACCGGCCCCAATGCGGTATTTGCCCTGCAGATTGCACTGATTCACCTGATTTACAACATGATGGGCGTGATACTGATCTACAGCATCCCGTTCTTGCGTAACATTCCGCTGTGGGCGGCTGAGAAGCTCGCCAATGCCGCAGTGGCCAACAAGTTGTATGCAGGCGCGTATATTCTGGGCGTGTTTTTTGTCGCCCCACTGGTGTTGATTGGCGGAAGCCAATTGCTGGGTATTTAA